A part of Neoarius graeffei isolate fNeoGra1 chromosome 8, fNeoGra1.pri, whole genome shotgun sequence genomic DNA contains:
- the LOC132890622 gene encoding uncharacterized protein LOC132890622, which yields MFDFMWHGKKWCIDAAMEDGSLGRLVNDDHVHPNCRMKRVLVGGKPHLCLFAARDIHRGEEITYDYGDSNWPWREKGGGDSSDIAVENHILPCSSNPVMQQEEVSPLSLQGGGDSSDTAVENHILPCSSNPVMQQEEVSPLSLQGGSGDSFVKDLETSSSVCSSSVVLQDRKIFEEAKFSLVNYSDSSESAISSSAMNEDVPPSTIKSKEKIPFGVDLSDSSVKHGDDQQTIVPRLRRTKSIFMKEHS from the exons ATGTTCGACTTTATGTGGCATGGCAAGAAATGGTG cattGATGCTGCAATGGAAGATGGCTCATTGGGAAGGCTGGTCAACGATGATCATGTTCATCCAAATTGCAGAATGAAAAGGGTATTAGTTGGGGGAAAGCCACACCTCTGTTTGTTCGCTGCTAGAGACATACACAGGGGAGAGGAGATTACTTACGACTACGGAGATAGCAATTGGCCATGGAGAGAAAAG GGTGGTGGAGACTCTTCTGACATAGCCGTGGAGAACCACATTTTGCCATGCAGCTCCAACCCAGTGATGCAACAGGAAGAGGTTTCACCCCTCAGCTTGCAG GGTGGTGGAGACTCTTCTGACACAGCCGTGGAGAACCACATTTTGCCATGCAGCTCCAACCCAGTGATGCAACAGGAAGAGGTTTCACCCCTCAGCTTGCAG GGTGGCAGTGGAGACTCATTTGTCAAGGATTTAGAGACTAGCTCCTCTGTATGCAGCTCCAGTGTGGTGTTGCAAGACAGAAAGATTTTTGAAGAAGCCAAGTTCAGCTTGGTAAACTACTCAGACTCCAGCGAATCAGCCATCAGTTCCAGCGCTATGAATGAAGATGTTCCCCCATCCACCATAAAG AGCAAAGAGAAGATTCCTTTTGGAGTTGATCTTTCTGACTCCAGTGTGAAACATGGAGATGATCAACAAACGATTGTACCAAGGCTTAGGAGAACCAAAAGCATCTTT ATGAAAGAACATTCCTGA